In one Niallia taxi genomic region, the following are encoded:
- a CDS encoding aspartate kinase has protein sequence MKVVKFGGSSLASGQQLEKVLQILKDDKERRVVVVSAPGKRNEQDTKVTDLLISCGEKVLAGKDPLEEVAQVIARYADIARELDLSSDIITQIKQGFLELLDGNKENAHSFMEAVKASGEDNNAKLVAAFLTARGLKAVYVNPQEAGLIVTDEPGNAQVLPESYDRLQLLREYEDIVVFPGFFGYSKSGEVVTFSRSGSDITGAIVANGVKASVYENFTDVDAVYTVNPTIVSKPKEISMLTYREMRELSYAGFSVFHAEALIPAYRAGIPVHVKNTNNPLVPGTKIAAKRSNDNGPVVGIANDKGFCSIYISKYLMNKEIGFARRILSILEEYGISYEHMPSGIDDLTIILRQDQLIHIDEGELLARIKEELNAEEAVIEHDLSLIMVVGEGMRHNVGTTSRAAKALAEAGVNIEMINQGSSEVSMMFGVKEQFAKKAVKALYEEFFQ, from the coding sequence ATGAAGGTAGTAAAGTTTGGTGGAAGTTCTTTAGCATCAGGACAGCAATTAGAAAAGGTATTGCAAATATTAAAGGATGACAAGGAGCGGAGAGTGGTGGTAGTTTCTGCTCCAGGAAAAAGGAATGAGCAGGATACAAAAGTGACAGACCTGCTAATTAGCTGCGGAGAAAAGGTATTAGCAGGCAAGGATCCTTTAGAAGAAGTTGCGCAGGTGATTGCAAGATATGCGGATATTGCCAGAGAACTTGATCTTTCAAGTGACATTATTACGCAAATTAAACAGGGTTTTCTTGAGCTGTTAGATGGAAATAAAGAGAATGCTCATTCCTTTATGGAGGCAGTCAAGGCAAGCGGGGAAGACAATAATGCTAAATTGGTCGCAGCTTTCTTAACTGCCAGAGGCTTGAAAGCAGTGTATGTTAATCCACAGGAGGCCGGACTGATTGTGACTGATGAGCCTGGCAATGCCCAGGTGCTTCCTGAGTCTTATGATCGTTTACAGCTTTTAAGAGAGTATGAGGACATCGTTGTGTTCCCAGGTTTTTTTGGTTATAGCAAATCAGGTGAGGTTGTGACTTTTTCCAGAAGCGGCTCTGATATTACTGGTGCGATAGTAGCGAACGGTGTGAAGGCATCTGTTTATGAGAATTTCACGGATGTTGATGCAGTCTATACTGTAAATCCAACGATTGTCTCCAAGCCAAAAGAGATTAGTATGCTCACATACAGGGAAATGCGCGAGTTATCCTATGCAGGGTTTTCCGTCTTCCATGCGGAAGCATTGATTCCTGCTTATCGGGCCGGCATTCCAGTCCATGTGAAAAATACTAATAATCCTCTTGTTCCAGGCACAAAAATCGCAGCAAAACGCAGTAATGATAATGGACCAGTTGTCGGAATTGCAAATGATAAAGGTTTTTGTTCCATATATATCAGTAAATATTTAATGAATAAAGAAATTGGATTTGCAAGAAGAATCCTTTCTATTTTGGAGGAATATGGGATTTCGTATGAGCATATGCCTTCAGGTATTGATGACCTGACAATCATATTGCGCCAAGATCAATTAATACATATTGATGAAGGCGAACTGCTTGCAAGGATAAAGGAAGAACTTAATGCTGAAGAAGCTGTCATAGAGCATGACCTTTCATTAATTATGGTTGTTGGGGAAGGAATGCGCCATAATGTTGGCACAACATCTCGCGCAGCCAAAGCTTTGGCAGAGGCTGGAGTCAATATCGAGATGATTAACCAAGGCTCATCAGAAGTCAGCATGATGTTTGGTGTAAAGGAACAATTTGCGAAAAAAGCTGTTAAAGCACTATATGAAGAATTTTTCCAGTAG
- a CDS encoding AzlC family ABC transporter permease: METSKVYVRKEDDSFTFLNGVKDCIPTLLGYISIGLAMGVVGVSSGLDIFAVFLMSLLVYAGSAQFIICAMIAAGSPIGAIVLTTFIVNLRHLLLSSALAPRFTQYSLLKNIGIGSLVTDESFGVAITKISKNIPITDRWMNGLNITAYTVWIISCTVGAYAGKWFPDPKTFGLDYALTAMFVALLILQLQTVQRTKLKHYLFLMAVMVVLMVLLSAIMSSSLAVIVATIITATIGVVTDNEHNN, from the coding sequence CTGGAAACTTCGAAGGTTTATGTACGGAAAGAAGATGATTCCTTCACCTTTTTGAACGGAGTTAAAGATTGCATCCCAACATTGTTAGGCTATATCAGCATTGGTTTGGCAATGGGAGTTGTTGGCGTATCTTCTGGCCTAGACATTTTTGCTGTGTTTTTAATGTCACTCCTTGTTTATGCTGGATCTGCACAATTTATCATTTGTGCAATGATTGCTGCTGGGAGTCCTATTGGAGCGATTGTGCTGACAACCTTTATCGTTAATTTAAGACATTTACTTCTTAGCTCCGCTTTAGCACCAAGGTTTACCCAATATTCTTTATTAAAAAACATCGGCATCGGCAGCTTAGTAACAGATGAATCTTTTGGAGTGGCCATTACAAAAATCTCCAAAAATATTCCTATAACAGATCGCTGGATGAATGGTCTCAATATTACAGCCTATACTGTCTGGATTATCTCCTGTACGGTCGGAGCATACGCAGGAAAATGGTTTCCGGATCCTAAAACATTCGGCCTTGATTATGCATTAACTGCCATGTTTGTTGCACTATTAATTCTCCAGCTGCAGACTGTCCAACGAACCAAATTAAAGCATTACCTATTTTTAATGGCTGTTATGGTCGTATTAATGGTGCTGCTTTCAGCTATCATGTCGAGCAGCCTTGCAGTCATTGTGGCGACAATTATTACAGCAACGATTGGAGTGGTAACTGATAATGAGCACAACAACTGA
- a CDS encoding glutamine--tRNA ligase/YqeY domain fusion protein, whose protein sequence is MENNSNFIKNIMKEDLETGKHNTVITRFPPEPNGYLHIGHAKSIFINFGLAAEFNGKTNLRFDDTNPLKEDIEYVNAIKEDVEWLGYKWENLLFASDYFEEMYKRAVLLINKGLAYVDDLNADQIREYRGTLTEPGKNSPYRERTIEENLALFQAMREGKFGNGEKVLRAKIDMASPNINLRDPVIYRISHASHHNTGDKWCIYPMYSFAHPLEDAIEGVTHSLCTTEFEDQRPLYDWVIRECEMESTPQQIEFGRLNITNTVMSKRKLKLLVDEKFVDGWDDPRMPTISGLRRRGVTPEAIHEFSKELGISKGSGAVDSAMLDHFVREDLKLKAPRTMGVLNPLKVVITNYPEGQVEMLDAEINPENPEMGIRQIPFSREIYIEQEDFMEDPPKKYFRLFPGNEVRLKHAYFIKCEEVIKDDQGNVIELRCTYDQETKSGSGFTGRKVKGTLHWVEATNAIPAEFRLYEPLILDDEAEEMAEGETFLDYVNEKSLEIVQGFIEPNMKDVQAYDKFQFFRHGYFSVDPKYTTAEKPVFNRIVSLKSSFKL, encoded by the coding sequence GTGGAGAACAATTCAAATTTTATCAAGAATATTATGAAGGAAGATTTGGAAACAGGGAAGCATAACACGGTTATCACTCGTTTCCCTCCAGAACCGAATGGCTATTTGCATATCGGCCATGCTAAATCAATCTTCATTAATTTTGGACTAGCAGCTGAATTTAACGGGAAAACGAATTTACGTTTCGATGACACAAATCCTCTTAAGGAAGACATTGAATATGTTAATGCTATTAAAGAAGATGTAGAATGGCTTGGTTACAAATGGGAGAACCTGCTTTTTGCATCTGATTACTTTGAGGAAATGTACAAACGTGCTGTATTGCTTATTAACAAAGGGCTGGCATATGTTGACGACTTGAATGCAGATCAAATTCGCGAATACCGTGGAACATTGACAGAACCAGGAAAAAACAGTCCTTACAGAGAGCGTACAATCGAAGAAAACTTAGCGCTTTTCCAAGCTATGCGTGAAGGCAAATTCGGTAACGGTGAAAAAGTACTAAGAGCAAAAATTGATATGGCATCACCAAATATCAATTTACGTGACCCAGTTATTTACCGCATTTCTCATGCCTCACACCATAATACTGGGGACAAGTGGTGCATTTATCCAATGTACAGCTTTGCACACCCATTAGAGGATGCTATTGAAGGGGTAACACACTCGCTGTGTACGACTGAATTCGAAGACCAACGCCCGCTTTATGACTGGGTTATTAGAGAATGTGAAATGGAAAGCACACCACAGCAAATTGAGTTTGGCCGCTTGAATATCACAAATACTGTTATGAGTAAGCGTAAACTGAAGCTTTTAGTTGATGAGAAGTTTGTGGATGGCTGGGATGATCCACGCATGCCAACAATTTCTGGCTTGAGAAGACGAGGCGTAACACCTGAAGCAATTCATGAATTCAGTAAAGAGCTTGGTATTTCCAAAGGATCAGGGGCAGTAGATTCTGCCATGCTGGATCATTTTGTCAGAGAAGACTTGAAACTGAAGGCTCCTCGGACAATGGGTGTTCTTAATCCATTAAAAGTGGTTATCACAAACTATCCTGAAGGCCAAGTTGAAATGCTGGATGCAGAAATTAACCCTGAAAATCCGGAGATGGGCATACGTCAAATTCCTTTCTCCCGTGAGATTTACATCGAACAGGAAGATTTCATGGAAGATCCTCCAAAAAAATACTTCCGTCTATTCCCTGGCAATGAAGTCCGCCTAAAACATGCTTACTTCATTAAATGCGAGGAAGTTATTAAGGATGACCAAGGCAATGTAATTGAGCTGCGTTGTACCTATGACCAAGAAACAAAAAGCGGATCTGGCTTTACAGGCAGAAAAGTAAAAGGCACATTACACTGGGTCGAAGCTACCAATGCAATTCCTGCTGAATTCCGTTTGTATGAACCACTTATTTTAGACGATGAAGCTGAAGAAATGGCAGAAGGAGAAACCTTCCTTGACTATGTTAATGAGAAGTCTCTTGAAATTGTCCAAGGCTTCATCGAACCGAATATGAAGGATGTACAAGCATACGATAAGTTCCAATTCTTCAGACACGGCTATTTCAGTGTTGATCCTAAATACACAACAGCAGAAAAGCCAGTGTTTAACCGAATTGTTTCATTGAAGAGCTCCTTTAAGCTTTAA
- a CDS encoding MFS transporter: MWFANFFISGSMTMVLPFLSLYIESMGNFSEKYVQHWSGLCFSVTFIAAFLFSPIWGKIGDKFGRKKILIALGFGLGLSIFLMSFVTSVWQLFALRFFTGFFTGFIPMSQAFIATQTPKKTAGKVLGTLQTGSITGSLIGPLLGGAIADSIGYSDTFRYTSFAILLSVILVFTTKEFILPVAKGIKQHYSTREVLGYILKNPIFITVLLISAVIQIAHFSIQPILSLYVSELHGTESIALFSGIAFSAAGLGNLLMARKWGELGDRKGYLKLLVILLFIAGIVYFPGGFVTDYWQLLIIRFLLGVSIGGLIPVRIAYIRHEVPITMQGEVMGYETSLRFLGNIIGPTFGGLIAGHYGFSAVFFTTSSLLLICGVFLVTMMHRHPKYVKHSIS; the protein is encoded by the coding sequence ATGTGGTTCGCAAATTTTTTTATAAGCGGAAGCATGACAATGGTTTTGCCCTTTCTATCCCTTTATATTGAGTCAATGGGGAACTTTTCAGAGAAGTATGTTCAGCATTGGTCTGGCCTCTGTTTTTCTGTCACATTCATCGCAGCCTTTTTGTTTTCTCCAATTTGGGGGAAGATTGGGGATAAGTTTGGAAGGAAAAAAATCTTAATCGCATTAGGCTTCGGCCTCGGTCTCTCCATTTTCTTAATGAGCTTTGTCACTTCTGTATGGCAACTATTTGCACTCCGCTTTTTTACAGGCTTCTTTACAGGATTTATTCCTATGTCACAGGCATTTATCGCTACACAAACCCCTAAAAAAACTGCTGGGAAGGTACTCGGTACCCTGCAGACCGGCAGTATTACAGGTTCCCTTATCGGTCCTTTACTTGGAGGTGCGATAGCTGACAGCATTGGTTACTCTGATACATTCCGCTATACTTCATTTGCCATACTTCTGTCAGTAATATTGGTCTTCACAACGAAGGAATTTATTCTCCCTGTCGCCAAAGGCATTAAACAGCATTATTCTACCAGAGAGGTACTTGGGTATATCTTAAAAAATCCTATATTTATAACAGTATTGCTTATTTCGGCAGTTATCCAAATTGCCCATTTCAGCATCCAGCCAATTCTGTCTTTATATGTAAGTGAACTGCATGGCACAGAAAGCATTGCTTTATTTTCTGGCATTGCCTTTTCAGCAGCAGGCTTAGGAAACTTACTCATGGCACGAAAGTGGGGAGAGCTTGGCGATCGAAAAGGCTATTTGAAGCTGCTGGTGATCTTGCTATTTATAGCAGGCATTGTCTATTTCCCAGGCGGGTTCGTTACTGACTATTGGCAGCTTTTGATTATTCGGTTTCTGCTCGGTGTGTCCATTGGCGGACTTATCCCAGTTAGAATTGCCTATATCAGACATGAAGTTCCGATTACTATGCAAGGTGAAGTAATGGGATACGAAACAAGTCTCCGCTTTCTCGGAAATATAATTGGTCCAACCTTCGGCGGGTTAATTGCAGGGCATTATGGCTTTTCAGCTGTGTTCTTCACGACAAGCAGCCTGCTGCTTATCTGCGGTGTATTCTTAGTAACGATGATGCATCGACACCCAAAATATGTAAAACATTCCATATCATAA
- a CDS encoding AzlD domain-containing protein: protein MSTTTEYLLLLVGCMLVTLIPRVLPFIVVRSFAVPKPVEKWLSYLPVCIFTGLIVENLITASNTGMQINWNVLLATIPTLLIAIWTKSLLTTVLVGVVLMALIRFFF, encoded by the coding sequence ATGAGCACAACAACTGAATACCTCCTGCTGCTTGTTGGCTGTATGCTTGTAACGCTTATTCCGCGAGTATTGCCGTTTATCGTTGTCAGAAGCTTTGCTGTTCCAAAGCCTGTGGAAAAATGGCTGTCTTACTTACCAGTTTGTATATTTACAGGTCTTATTGTCGAAAATTTAATCACAGCATCCAATACAGGCATGCAAATAAACTGGAATGTTTTACTGGCGACAATTCCGACACTTTTGATTGCAATATGGACGAAAAGTTTGCTGACAACAGTCCTTGTCGGAGTAGTCTTAATGGCTTTAATCCGCTTCTTTTTCTAA
- a CDS encoding helix-turn-helix domain-containing protein yields MDSISNVIGKNLESLRKSRGYSLDKAAELTGVSKAMLAQIEKGKSNPTVSTLWKIAMGLQVSFSYFMTENATTVKKVRFKDIEPFKDDSNHYRLFSLFPYHPEKKFEVYTVELDAKTEHFSEKHAGEEYVFVGEGNVAIVIGEDKYNLEKGDALSFTSNRDHMYINTGDELATIFVLIYYPE; encoded by the coding sequence ATGGATTCTATTTCAAATGTAATTGGAAAAAATCTTGAAAGTCTTCGTAAGAGTAGAGGATATAGTCTTGATAAAGCTGCTGAGCTGACAGGGGTTAGTAAAGCAATGCTTGCTCAAATAGAAAAGGGAAAATCAAATCCGACAGTTTCGACATTATGGAAAATAGCAATGGGACTGCAGGTTTCCTTTTCCTATTTCATGACAGAAAATGCTACAACTGTTAAAAAAGTTCGTTTCAAAGACATAGAGCCATTTAAGGATGATTCCAATCATTATCGGCTGTTTTCTCTTTTTCCATATCATCCTGAAAAAAAATTTGAGGTGTATACGGTAGAATTGGATGCAAAAACAGAGCATTTTTCTGAAAAGCATGCAGGGGAGGAATATGTCTTTGTTGGAGAGGGAAATGTCGCAATTGTTATTGGCGAAGATAAGTATAATTTGGAAAAAGGAGACGCACTATCCTTCACATCCAATCGGGACCATATGTACATTAATACAGGGGATGAATTGGCGACTATTTTTGTCCTGATTTATTATCCGGAATAA